A window from Balaenoptera musculus isolate JJ_BM4_2016_0621 chromosome 8, mBalMus1.pri.v3, whole genome shotgun sequence encodes these proteins:
- the C8H11orf96 gene encoding uncharacterized protein C11orf96 homolog — MAAAKPGELMGICSSYQAVMPHFVCLADEFPQPVRPAKLSKGKGRLRRPRQSRFKTQPVTFDEIQEVEEEGVSPMEEEKAKKSFLQSLECLRRSTQSLSLQREQLGSCKLRNSLDSSDSDSAQ; from the coding sequence ATGGCGGCCGCCAAGCCCGGCGAGCTGATGGGCATCTGCTCCAGCTACCAGGCAGTGATGCCGCACTTCGTGTGCCTGGCCGACGAGTTCCCACAGCCCGTGCGGCCCGCCAAGCTGTCCAAGGGCAAGGGCCGGCTGCGGCGGCCGCGCCAGTCCCGCTTCAAGACGCAGCCGGTGACCTTCGACGAGAtccaggaggtggaggaggagggcgtGTCCCCCATGGAGGAAGAGAAGGCCAAGAAGTCGTTCCTGCAGAGCCTGGAGTGCCTGCGCCGCAGCACGCAGAGCCTGTCGCTGCAGAGGGAGCAGCTCGGCAGCTGCAAACTGAGGAACAGCCTGGACTCCAGCGACTCCGACTCGGCCCAGTGA